One genomic window of Candidatus Binatia bacterium includes the following:
- a CDS encoding 4'-phosphopantetheinyl transferase superfamily protein: MVGNDVVDLADQDCQPGRTHPRFDRRVFSPSELCLIQTSSAPVRMRWTLWAAKESAYKLLRKLDPNLGFAPSRFVVQLDRVARADVRFLGEVDGDGSTTGTVVRGNRCVSFRAIADAEALHVIATCHRGQSRRLLAGVAEASAESPSSAVRRMAIAAIAAALGVAPGELSVVREARIPRLRRNGEPVPIDLSLSHHGRFVAFAAVDSLRWSAA, encoded by the coding sequence ATGGTCGGTAACGACGTGGTCGATCTCGCGGATCAGGACTGCCAGCCAGGGAGAACTCACCCGCGGTTCGACCGCCGGGTGTTCAGCCCCAGTGAACTGTGCCTGATCCAGACTAGCTCGGCGCCGGTACGCATGCGCTGGACCCTTTGGGCCGCGAAAGAGAGCGCCTACAAGCTGTTACGTAAGCTCGATCCTAACCTCGGGTTTGCACCGTCCCGGTTTGTCGTGCAACTGGATCGTGTGGCTCGCGCTGATGTCCGCTTTCTTGGCGAGGTAGACGGTGACGGGTCGACAACCGGAACCGTCGTGCGTGGTAACCGATGCGTATCCTTCCGTGCAATCGCAGACGCTGAGGCACTCCACGTCATTGCGACGTGCCATCGCGGGCAGAGCCGGCGGCTGCTGGCAGGGGTGGCGGAGGCAAGCGCCGAGTCTCCCAGCAGCGCTGTGCGGCGCATGGCGATTGCTGCGATCGCAGCGGCGCTGGGTGTGGCCCCCGGAGAACTGAGCGTCGTGCGCGAGGCGCGGATACCGCGGCTGCGGCGAAATGGAGAGCCGGTGCCGATCGATTTGTCATTGTCGCACCACGGTCGCTTCGTGGCCTTTGCCGCCGTGGATTCTCTTCGATGGAGCGCGGCGTGA
- a CDS encoding carboxyl transferase domain-containing protein, producing MTRGPIHCLGIVNRGEAAMRCLRAVKALRAAERSTLRALALYTEIDRDAPFVRHADVAVALPTRGGGVGAYLDHDRVMDALRRGGADAVWPGWGFVAEDPDFADRVVGEGLRFLGPSGATIRKIGDKIAAKRLAQRAGIPVAAWSGGEAADADTALLHARDLGYPLVIKAVAGGGGRGIRMVTAEAELAPAFQAATAESHAAFGDGRLFLERRIVGGRHIEVQIAGDAYGRVLALGCRDCSVQRRHQKVIEEAPPSGLSSAELERLEAAAVHLAMLVGYCGVGTVEFLVTAAGFYFLEVNPRLQVEHGITEATTGIDLVQLQIRIARGEPLPAVAPPCRGVAIEARVCAEDPDAGFLPAPGRVVRFDPPLAPAVRVDTGVVAGSIIPADFDSLVAKVIATGDTREEARVRLVCALSDLELVIAGGATNKGYLLDLLAAPEFCAGKIDTTWLERWAAVRARDQFAVEALMVAAILAYQQARHAARLNFYADTANLLLWRVPPSSGQQIDLRYSGEPYQLQVFALGAWRYRVCLDGRAVTATLREDSPHAARLVLGAQRLRVLYDVSEASVRVEVEGRPHRFGRQTAGQVCAGTPALVIALHVRPGDPVAAGQPIGLLEAMKMELAVHAPVAGVVKEVRVRQGEQVAAGDVLLVIDPTADTATDEPGAQLRLPDYPDPLALFFPLDAGEPPQTPDFRAVDCAEAAARHAAVAAEREEIRSLLLGYDADAHRGELLLSLLDAALPDGLSETFRRELAEIRNELTAFADIEQLFIRTPRLAASGVLRPSNEARLRTFVRRLRAGGAGLAEGFLALLRKALRHYGVPDLSPSDVLQRALLRLLASQRASELRHRLVMGVMRRVVALARSGVALDDDRALAKALARIARMRGQVPDALADAAIEAQHVIFEAPTLERQHARRGQPLSAWLTGAEASFREPPEAVLRQLAAAPRAVFARVEGWFDDTDPRRRAVAVMATLRRLYPASVPLAGVAPPRRQAAVQRIEFPDARVIVGGACDREAVRQTLERLCDWASRETLPLEAIELIVIAPVLQALVDAETGHGKSPGPDEPDAFSEIALLSSLPARRLTVTLLTPGAAMVHRTFVASPQGVVERRDLHGIHPETAARIDLDRLARFDLERLDSSEDIYSFYGRSREVPGDERVFVLADVRGPLEDEPDAFLQVATFERAFDAATRALRAILGTRDQRRRLHWNRIALFVAPEVSLDAATVERMARRLAPATRHLGLEKVVVRLPVIDRHVLGERARTVEIVIADPTGSRIATTWREPHREPLRPASDYERKVAEARRRGVIYPYEILRLLTGGSGGNGRYDTTAGDLPSGRFEEYDLDQTAVPVAAVSVTGRPYGLNTGSVVFGIISTPIDKVPEGMRRVLLLSDPTVGMGALGKEECDRIVAAIDLAERLRLPVEWLPVSSGARIAMDSGTENLDATARVVRRIVTFTQAGGVIHVIVHGVNVGAQSYFNALSTMLMHTRGVLIMTPGASMVLTGRAALEASGAVSAEDEVAIGGFERIMGPNGEAQYYAHSLVDAYRILYQHYGYTYVVPGEHGPRPWATTDQTGRPVTEMPFDPQDGQEFRTVGDVFNDGINPGRKRPFAMRALMRALIDQDGGQLERWRAMTGAEMAIVWDAHLGGHPVCLIGIESQNLPREGYRPLDGPATWSGGTLFPLSSKKVARALNAASGNRPVVILANLSGFDGSPESMRKLQLEYGAEIARAVVNFQGPLLFVVVSRYHGGAYVVFSQALNDQLYAAALEGSYASVIGGSAAAAVVFPREVRARAAADRRIAWLRMTGAPREALERTMEIVMLEKRAELAAEFDAVHTVERARDVGSLQSIIPASELRPHLIRLLDGGTR from the coding sequence GTGACGCGTGGTCCGATCCACTGCCTTGGCATCGTCAATCGTGGCGAGGCCGCGATGCGCTGTCTGCGTGCGGTCAAGGCGCTGCGGGCCGCGGAGCGGAGCACGCTGAGGGCACTCGCATTATACACCGAGATCGACCGTGATGCGCCTTTTGTCCGGCACGCCGACGTGGCGGTCGCGTTGCCGACACGCGGCGGTGGCGTCGGTGCCTACCTCGATCACGACCGGGTCATGGATGCGCTGCGACGGGGCGGAGCGGACGCCGTGTGGCCGGGATGGGGTTTCGTGGCAGAGGATCCCGACTTTGCCGATCGTGTGGTGGGCGAGGGCCTGCGGTTTCTGGGGCCGAGCGGCGCCACCATACGAAAGATCGGCGATAAGATCGCCGCCAAGCGGTTGGCGCAGCGCGCCGGTATCCCGGTGGCCGCCTGGAGCGGTGGCGAAGCTGCGGACGCGGATACGGCTCTGCTGCATGCTCGCGATTTGGGCTACCCGCTAGTCATCAAAGCCGTGGCCGGGGGTGGAGGACGCGGCATTCGCATGGTCACCGCCGAGGCCGAACTCGCGCCGGCCTTTCAAGCCGCCACGGCAGAATCCCATGCTGCCTTTGGTGACGGCCGACTGTTTCTCGAACGACGTATTGTGGGTGGCCGTCATATCGAAGTCCAGATCGCCGGCGATGCATACGGTCGCGTGCTCGCGCTCGGGTGCCGCGACTGCTCGGTACAGCGCCGCCATCAGAAGGTAATCGAAGAGGCGCCACCATCGGGCCTGTCGTCGGCGGAACTGGAGAGGTTGGAAGCGGCGGCGGTGCACTTGGCCATGCTCGTCGGGTATTGCGGCGTCGGCACCGTCGAGTTTCTCGTGACCGCGGCGGGGTTTTATTTTCTCGAGGTCAACCCGCGGCTCCAGGTCGAGCATGGGATCACGGAAGCCACCACGGGAATCGACCTGGTGCAGCTGCAGATTCGTATCGCGCGTGGTGAGCCGCTGCCAGCGGTGGCGCCGCCGTGCCGCGGCGTGGCCATCGAGGCGCGTGTGTGCGCGGAAGATCCGGATGCCGGTTTTCTTCCCGCTCCCGGGCGTGTCGTCCGTTTCGATCCGCCGCTCGCCCCGGCGGTGCGGGTGGATACCGGCGTTGTGGCGGGCAGCATCATCCCCGCCGATTTCGATTCGCTGGTTGCCAAGGTCATTGCCACCGGTGACACGCGGGAGGAAGCGCGGGTGCGGCTGGTGTGCGCGCTCAGCGACCTCGAGCTGGTGATTGCTGGCGGCGCCACCAACAAGGGCTATCTCCTCGATCTCCTCGCCGCGCCGGAGTTCTGTGCCGGGAAGATCGATACCACGTGGCTCGAGCGCTGGGCCGCCGTACGGGCGCGTGACCAGTTTGCGGTCGAGGCGCTGATGGTGGCCGCAATTTTAGCCTACCAACAAGCCCGCCATGCGGCGCGGTTGAATTTCTACGCCGACACGGCGAATCTCCTGCTGTGGCGTGTGCCGCCGTCAAGCGGGCAGCAAATCGACCTCCGATACAGCGGTGAGCCATACCAGCTGCAGGTGTTTGCCCTCGGCGCCTGGCGCTATCGTGTTTGTCTCGATGGGCGTGCCGTCACCGCTACGCTGCGTGAAGACAGCCCGCATGCGGCGCGACTGGTGCTGGGCGCACAGAGACTGCGGGTGCTGTACGACGTCAGCGAGGCCAGTGTGCGGGTGGAGGTCGAGGGACGCCCGCACCGTTTCGGAAGGCAAACCGCCGGCCAGGTTTGTGCGGGCACGCCGGCGCTGGTGATTGCGCTGCACGTTCGACCCGGTGACCCGGTGGCGGCGGGGCAGCCGATCGGCCTGCTGGAAGCGATGAAGATGGAGCTCGCCGTGCACGCACCGGTAGCTGGGGTGGTCAAGGAGGTCCGCGTGCGCCAAGGCGAGCAGGTGGCGGCCGGCGACGTGCTGCTGGTGATCGATCCCACCGCGGACACGGCCACCGACGAACCCGGTGCGCAGTTGCGGCTGCCTGACTATCCCGACCCGCTCGCGCTGTTCTTCCCGCTGGACGCGGGCGAGCCGCCACAGACGCCGGACTTTCGGGCAGTTGATTGTGCGGAGGCGGCAGCCCGGCACGCCGCTGTCGCCGCCGAGCGCGAGGAAATCCGGAGTCTCCTGCTTGGTTACGACGCCGACGCTCACCGCGGCGAGCTGCTCTTGTCCCTGCTCGACGCCGCGCTGCCGGACGGGTTGTCCGAGACCTTCCGGCGCGAGCTGGCGGAGATTCGGAACGAGTTGACCGCATTCGCGGACATTGAGCAGCTGTTCATTCGCACCCCACGTCTGGCCGCATCGGGCGTGCTGCGGCCGTCAAACGAGGCGCGGCTGCGCACCTTTGTCCGCCGCCTGCGGGCGGGCGGCGCGGGTCTAGCCGAAGGCTTTCTGGCGCTGTTACGGAAGGCGCTACGGCATTACGGGGTTCCGGATCTTTCTCCGAGCGATGTCCTGCAGCGTGCCTTGCTGCGGTTGCTGGCGTCGCAGCGTGCGTCCGAGTTGCGCCACCGCCTGGTGATGGGCGTCATGCGCCGCGTGGTTGCACTGGCGCGCTCTGGCGTTGCGCTCGACGATGACCGTGCGCTGGCAAAGGCGCTGGCGCGCATAGCGCGCATGCGCGGGCAGGTGCCCGATGCCTTGGCCGACGCTGCGATTGAAGCGCAGCATGTCATCTTCGAAGCCCCGACACTCGAGCGCCAACACGCCCGCCGGGGACAGCCACTGTCCGCCTGGCTCACGGGGGCAGAGGCTTCTTTCCGCGAGCCGCCCGAAGCCGTGCTGCGCCAGCTTGCCGCCGCGCCGCGCGCCGTCTTCGCTCGCGTGGAGGGGTGGTTCGACGATACCGATCCGCGCCGCCGCGCCGTGGCCGTGATGGCCACCTTGCGGCGACTGTACCCTGCGAGCGTTCCTCTGGCAGGCGTGGCGCCGCCTCGACGCCAGGCTGCGGTGCAACGGATCGAGTTCCCCGACGCCCGCGTCATCGTCGGCGGCGCGTGCGACCGCGAGGCCGTCCGTCAGACGCTCGAGCGGCTGTGTGACTGGGCATCCCGCGAGACACTACCGCTGGAGGCGATCGAGCTGATCGTGATTGCGCCTGTCCTGCAGGCCCTGGTCGACGCAGAGACCGGCCATGGTAAGAGCCCTGGGCCTGACGAACCGGACGCGTTCTCGGAGATCGCCCTGCTGTCCTCCCTGCCAGCGCGCCGTTTGACGGTGACCCTGCTGACACCCGGCGCAGCCATGGTACACCGGACGTTTGTCGCATCACCGCAGGGTGTGGTGGAGCGGCGCGATCTCCACGGCATACACCCAGAGACGGCGGCTCGCATTGATCTCGACCGCCTCGCCCGCTTCGATCTTGAACGCCTCGACAGCTCGGAGGACATCTACAGTTTCTATGGTCGAAGCCGTGAGGTACCAGGCGACGAGCGGGTCTTCGTCCTGGCCGACGTGCGGGGACCGCTCGAGGACGAGCCGGACGCGTTCCTCCAGGTGGCGACGTTCGAGCGCGCCTTCGATGCGGCCACCCGGGCACTACGCGCAATCCTGGGGACGCGCGATCAGCGGCGGCGCTTGCACTGGAACCGGATCGCGCTGTTCGTTGCACCCGAGGTCTCGCTCGATGCGGCGACGGTCGAGCGCATGGCGCGCCGTTTGGCCCCGGCCACGCGGCACCTCGGATTGGAGAAGGTTGTCGTGCGCTTGCCGGTGATCGATCGCCATGTCCTGGGCGAGCGCGCACGCACGGTTGAGATCGTCATCGCCGATCCCACCGGCAGCCGCATAGCGACTACGTGGCGCGAGCCGCATCGGGAGCCGCTGCGGCCAGCGAGCGACTACGAGCGCAAGGTGGCGGAGGCCCGGCGGCGCGGGGTGATCTACCCGTACGAAATCCTGCGTCTGCTGACTGGCGGTTCGGGTGGAAACGGGCGCTACGATACGACGGCTGGGGACTTACCGAGCGGTAGGTTCGAAGAGTATGACCTTGACCAGACCGCCGTGCCTGTGGCGGCCGTCAGTGTCACCGGTCGGCCGTACGGACTGAACACCGGCTCGGTAGTTTTCGGGATCATCTCGACGCCGATCGACAAGGTGCCCGAGGGCATGCGGCGGGTGCTGCTTCTTTCCGATCCCACAGTCGGCATGGGCGCGCTCGGCAAGGAAGAGTGCGACCGCATCGTAGCTGCCATTGATCTCGCCGAGCGCTTACGGCTCCCTGTGGAGTGGTTGCCGGTGTCGAGCGGCGCGCGCATTGCAATGGACAGCGGGACGGAGAATTTGGACGCGACGGCACGCGTGGTGCGCCGCATTGTCACCTTCACGCAGGCGGGCGGTGTCATCCACGTGATCGTGCATGGCGTGAACGTCGGTGCGCAGAGCTACTTCAACGCACTCAGCACGATGCTCATGCACACGCGTGGCGTGCTGATCATGACCCCGGGTGCCTCGATGGTCCTGACCGGCCGTGCGGCGCTGGAAGCCTCCGGGGCGGTCTCTGCGGAGGACGAAGTCGCGATCGGCGGCTTCGAGCGGATCATGGGGCCCAATGGGGAGGCGCAGTATTACGCCCATAGCCTGGTCGACGCCTACCGCATCCTCTACCAGCACTACGGTTACACGTATGTGGTTCCGGGCGAGCATGGGCCGCGGCCATGGGCGACCACCGATCAGACAGGTCGCCCCGTGACGGAGATGCCGTTCGATCCACAGGACGGCCAGGAGTTTCGCACGGTGGGGGACGTCTTCAACGACGGTATCAACCCGGGACGCAAGCGGCCGTTTGCGATGCGTGCGCTGATGCGGGCCTTGATCGATCAAGACGGCGGCCAGCTCGAGCGCTGGCGGGCGATGACCGGTGCGGAGATGGCGATCGTTTGGGATGCGCACCTCGGCGGGCATCCCGTCTGCCTGATCGGAATCGAAAGCCAGAACCTGCCGCGCGAGGGCTACCGGCCGCTGGACGGGCCCGCCACCTGGAGCGGCGGCACACTGTTCCCGCTGTCGTCGAAGAAAGTGGCGCGTGCGTTGAATGCTGCCAGCGGCAATCGGCCGGTGGTGATCCTGGCAAATTTGTCTGGCTTCGACGGCTCACCGGAATCCATGCGCAAGCTGCAGCTCGAGTACGGCGCCGAGATTGCGCGCGCGGTGGTGAACTTTCAGGGGCCGCTGCTGTTCGTGGTGGTCTCCCGCTACCACGGCGGGGCCTACGTGGTGTTCTCCCAGGCGCTCAACGACCAACTGTACGCTGCGGCGCTGGAGGGCTCGTACGCCTCGGTCATCGGCGGCTCCGCGGCAGCTGCGGTGGTCTTCCCGCGCGAGGTGCGGGCGCGCGCGGCGGCCGACCGACGCATTGCCTGGCTCCGCATGACCGGCGCGCCGCGCGAGGCCCTCGAGCGGACAATGGAAATCGTCATGCTTGAGAAGCGGGCAGAACTGGCCGCCGAGTTCGATGCGGTGCATACCGTCGAGCGCGCCCGAGACGTGGGCTCGCTCCAGAGCATTATTCCCGCCAGCGAGCTACGGCCGCACCTGATCCGGCTTCTGGACGGAGGGACTAGATGA
- a CDS encoding HAMP domain-containing sensor histidine kinase, with amino-acid sequence MPTRRRAETATPELYKLGRERERLADIGAIAAQIVHDLGNPLAGLSMQAQLLLRRVQSGEVSPADAVRKPAEQILTTVRRLEGLVKEFMAAAREPRLELNAVHLPHLLQEVLDFWQPLAGARTIDINMITDDVGEIRADSAQLRRVIENLVKNAIEAIDCGPGCVSIQVSVLTPETVRVSVEDTGPGISDTVEPFRLFETTKAEGTGLGLAVAKQIVLAHGGGIRFTHRKPHGTVFHIDLPRQGPPEPRGQGDDYSADNYFI; translated from the coding sequence ATGCCGACGCGACGGCGCGCGGAAACCGCAACCCCTGAGCTGTACAAGCTGGGCCGCGAGCGAGAGCGCTTGGCCGACATCGGCGCCATCGCCGCCCAGATCGTTCACGATCTCGGCAATCCCCTGGCGGGGCTGTCGATGCAGGCACAGCTGCTCCTCCGCCGCGTCCAGTCCGGCGAGGTGTCTCCCGCCGACGCGGTGCGCAAGCCAGCCGAGCAGATCCTTACAACCGTCCGCCGGCTCGAGGGGCTGGTGAAGGAGTTCATGGCCGCTGCCCGCGAACCGCGCTTGGAGCTGAACGCCGTCCATCTCCCACACTTGCTGCAGGAGGTGCTCGATTTCTGGCAACCGTTGGCCGGTGCCCGGACAATCGACATCAACATGATCACGGACGACGTGGGAGAGATCCGGGCAGACTCGGCACAGCTGCGGCGGGTGATCGAGAACCTCGTCAAGAACGCCATCGAAGCGATCGACTGCGGTCCGGGATGTGTCAGCATCCAGGTGAGCGTGCTGACCCCGGAAACCGTTCGCGTTTCCGTGGAGGATACCGGGCCAGGGATTTCCGACACGGTGGAACCGTTTCGGCTGTTTGAAACCACCAAAGCGGAAGGCACGGGCCTCGGCCTCGCCGTCGCCAAACAAATCGTCCTGGCCCATGGCGGTGGCATCCGCTTTACACACCGAAAGCCGCATGGGACCGTCTTCCATATCGACCTACCCCGCCAAGGCCCCCCAGAACCACGCGGGCAGGGAGATGATTACTCCGCCGACAACTACTTCATCTAG